The following proteins are encoded in a genomic region of Pagrus major chromosome 16, Pma_NU_1.0:
- the akt1 gene encoding RAC-alpha serine/threonine-protein kinase: MTNVVIVKEGWLHKRGEYIKTWRPRYFLLKSDGTFIGYKERPQDVDQLETPLNNFSVAQCQLMKTERPKPNTFIIRCLQWTTVIERTFHVETPEEREEWTKAIQTVAEGLQKQEEEMMDSSPDPMDMEVYLTKIKHKVTMHDFEYLKLLGKGTFGKVILVKEKATGRYYAMKILKKEVIVAKDEVAHTLTENRVLQNSKHPFLTGLKYSFQTHDRLCFVMEYANGGELFFHLSRDRVFSEERARFYGAEIVSALDYLHAERNVVYRDLKLENLMLDKDGHIKITDFGLCKEGIKDGATMKTFCGTPEYLAPEVLEDNDYGRAVDWWGLGVVMYEMMCGRLPFYNQDHEKLFELILMEDIRFPRTLGPEARSLLSGLLKKDPMQRLGGGPDDAKEIMQHKFFAGIEWQDVYEKKLVPPFKPQVTSETDTRYFDEEFTAQTITITPPGQDDSMESFDSERRPHFPQFSYSASGTA, translated from the exons ATGACCAATGTGGTGATTGTCAAGGAGGGATGGCTGCATAAAAGAG GAGAATACATCAAGACCTGGAGGCCAAGGTATTTTCTCCTGAAGAGTGATGGTACATTCATTGGCTACAAAGAGCGACCGCAAGATGTTGACCAGCTGGAAACCCCCTTAAATAACTTCTCTGTCGCAC AGTGCCAGCTGATGAAGACAGAACGGCCCAAGCCCAACACATTTATCATCCGCTGCCTGCAGTGGACCACTGTCATCGAGCGCACCTTCCACGTGGAGACCCCCGAGGAGAG GGAAGAATGGACTAAAGCCATCCAAACAGTGGCTGAAGGCCTgcagaaacaagaggaggagatgatggacTCCTCGCCGGACCCCATGGACATGGAGGTCTACCTGaccaaaatcaaacacaaagtg ACTATGCACGACTTTGAATACCTCAAACTCCTGGGAAAAGGCACTTTTGGCAAAGTTATCCTGGTAAAGGAGAAGGCCACAGGACGCTACTACGCCATGAAGATCCTAAAGAAGGAGGTGATCGTAGCAAAA GATGAagtggcacacacactcacagagaacAGAGTCCTCCAGAATTCAAAGCATCCGTTCTTGACA GGACTGAAATACTCCTTCCAGACACATGACCGCTTGTGCTTTGTCATGGAGTATGCAAACGGCGGTGAG CTTTTCTTCCATCTGTCAAGGGACCGCGTGTTCTCAGAGGAGCGCGCGCGGTTCTACGGTGCGGAGATAGTGTCAGCGCTGGACTACCTGCATGCCGAAAGAAATGTGGTCTATCGAGATCTAAAG CTGGAAAACCTCATGCTGGACAAAGACGGACACATAAAGATCACAGATTTTGGCTTGTGTAAGGAGGGGATCAAAGATGGAGCCACCATGAAAACTTTCTGTGGGACACCAGAGTACCTAGCACCTGAG GTGCTAGAAGACAATGACTATGGCCGTGCTGTGGACTGGTGGGGTCTGGGCGTGGTGATGTACGAGATGATGTGCGGCAGACTGCCTTTCTACAACCAGGACCATGAGAAGCTGTTCGAGCTCATCCTCATGGAGGACATCCGCTTCCCTCGCACACTCGGCCCAGAGGCACGCTCGCTGCTCTCTGGCCTTCTCAAGAAAGACCCAATGCAAAG GTTAGGTGGAGGGCCAGATGACGCCAAGGAAATCATGCAGCACAAGTTCTTCGCAGGAATTGAATGGCAAGATGTTTATGAGAAGAAG CTGGTGCCGCCGTTTAAGCCCCAAGTTACCTCGGAGACGGACACACGATATTTTGACGAGGAGTTCACAGCACAGACCATCACTATTACGCCACCCGGACAAG